From the genome of Pseudomonas sihuiensis:
TCACGACCATCGGCCAACCAGTCCACGGCATAGCCCTGGCGAGTCAGGCTGGCGGTCAGCTCATCGGCCAGGGGTACATGGTCTTCCACCAGCAACAGGCGCATCAGTCGTCTTCCTCATCCTTCAGAATATTGCCGTTGCGGGCATCCAGTTCGAGCTCACGCACCACGCCGGATGTGGTCAGAATCTCGACTTCATAGACCAGCACGCCATCCTCTTCCTCCAGCTCCGCTTCGAGCAAAGTGGAACCGGGGTAGGCATTGCCGATGTGCTGCATCAGTTGCTCGAAGGGCATGATGACACCCTCACGCCGCAGGCGCAGCGCCTCATCCTGGTCGAGATCGCGCGCAATCCCCGGCACACTGGCGAGACCGCATGCCAGAACCAGCAACAGCGCGGTGGTACGTCGAAACTTCATCAATCGTCCTGGTGGTTCTTGAGAATTTCCCCGGTGCTGGCATCCAGCTCCAGGTCCCACTGCACGCCCTGGGTATCGCGCAGCTCGATCTGATAGATATAGCGACCGTATTCGTCTTCCAGCTCGGTTTCTTCGATGCGCGCACCTGGATGCTGGGCCAGTGCCGCTTCATTGAGCTGTTCGAAGGATTTGATGGTCCCGGCATCACGCAGACGCAGGGCCTCGTCCGGGCCGAGATCACGCGCCTGGGCAATGGTAGCGGCGCTGACGAGGGTGGCAAGTGTTGCGAGGCTGATCAATCGTTTCATGGGGTTCTCCAGCAGTGAATCAGTGACTGCCACTCTAGGCCCAGGCACTTAATTCAAGCTGAATTCACTCACGTCATTCACCGCATGAAGTAGCTTGGCCTGCTCACTCAGCCCTCTATAATCGCCTGCTGCGAAAGGAGGCACCGATGAGCGCGATCCATATCAAACCCCCTGCCCTGACACTCAAGGCCGGCCCCAGGGCCTTGGCGCGCATTCGCCAGAATGGCCTGAGCCCGGCGGATGTGGGCATCCTGCCTGGCGCGGCAGGCGGGCCCAAGGGCATCGGCATTCAAGGCCTGGATCTGGCGCTGTTTGGTGACTGGTTGCTTCGCGCGCCGCGTGAACGCGCGCTGATCGGCGCTTCCATTGGCTCTTGGCGCTTCGCCAGTGCCTGCCTGCCCGATCCGGCAGCGGGGATTCGACGACTCGGTGAGCTGTACACCTCTCAACGCTTCGCCAAGGGCGTGAGCATGGCTCAGGTGTCGGGCAGTTGCCGGCAGATGCTCAACGAGCTGCTCGCCGATCAGGATGCCGCCATCATCGCCAACCCGCACTACCGTCTGCACATTGTCGTAGTGAAGAGCCACGGCCTGCTGCAACACGATCATCGCGGCAAACTCAGCCTCGGCCTGTCATCGGTCATCGGCAACAACTTCCTCGCTCGCCAGCGCCTTAGCCGCCATTTCGACCGGGTGATCCTCCATGATGCACGGCAGGTGCCGCCCCTGGCTCAGTTGAGCGACTTCCGTTCGCACTTCCATGCGCTGACCTCGGAGAACCTGCGCCACGCCCTGCTGGCTTCGGGCTCGATCCCCATGGTGATGGAGGCGATTCGTGAGATCCCGGGCCTGGAACCGGGTGCCTATCGCGATGGCGGCCTGCTCGACTATCACCTCGACCTGCCCTACAACGGCGAAGATATCGTGCTCTATCCGCACTTTACCGACCGGGTGATACCGGGCTGGTTCGACAAGAGCATGCCATGGCGCCGTGGCGACCGCACGCGCTTGCAGGACGTACTGCTGCTGGCACCATCACGCGCCTACCTGGCGCGCCTGCCACACGGCAAACTTCCGGATCGTACCGACTTCAAGCGTTACCTGGGCAATGATGAAGGACGTGAACGCTATTGGCGACAGGCCATGGCCGAGAGCGCGCGGCTCGGCGACGAATTTCTCGAACTGGTCGAAAGCGGCCGCCTGGCCGAACGCCTGCAACCCCTCTGATTGATCCGGTCAACCTTTTGAGCGGACGTGATTAGGCGGCAATCGGGTCAGACCTGATAAACTGTGTCGCTCAACGCCAATCAGGCGGAATCATTTACGCGAGCGCTGTTCAGTGGAATTGTTCAAAGAGTTCATCTTCGAGGCGGCCCATCGCCTGCCACACGTACCGGAAGGCCACAAATGCGGCCGCCTGCACGGCCACTCCTTCCGAGTCGCCATTTATATCGAAGGTGAAGTCGATCCCTATACCGGTTGGATTCGTGACTTCTCCGAGATCAAGGCGATCTTCAAACCGATCTACGAGCAGCTCGACCACAACTACCTGAACGACATCCCCGGTTTGGAAAACCCAACCAGCGAAGTGCTGGCCAAGTGGATCTGGCAACAGGTCAAGCCACTGCTGCCGGAGCTGTCGCGCGTACGCATCCACGAGACCTGCACCAGCGGCTGCGAATATCGCGGCGATTGATCAGCGCCCAGAAACAGCAAAGGCCACCTTC
Proteins encoded in this window:
- the queD gene encoding 6-carboxytetrahydropterin synthase QueD, which codes for MELFKEFIFEAAHRLPHVPEGHKCGRLHGHSFRVAIYIEGEVDPYTGWIRDFSEIKAIFKPIYEQLDHNYLNDIPGLENPTSEVLAKWIWQQVKPLLPELSRVRIHETCTSGCEYRGD
- a CDS encoding PepSY domain-containing protein, whose translation is MKRLISLATLATLVSAATIAQARDLGPDEALRLRDAGTIKSFEQLNEAALAQHPGARIEETELEDEYGRYIYQIELRDTQGVQWDLELDASTGEILKNHQDD
- a CDS encoding patatin-like phospholipase family protein; translation: MSAIHIKPPALTLKAGPRALARIRQNGLSPADVGILPGAAGGPKGIGIQGLDLALFGDWLLRAPRERALIGASIGSWRFASACLPDPAAGIRRLGELYTSQRFAKGVSMAQVSGSCRQMLNELLADQDAAIIANPHYRLHIVVVKSHGLLQHDHRGKLSLGLSSVIGNNFLARQRLSRHFDRVILHDARQVPPLAQLSDFRSHFHALTSENLRHALLASGSIPMVMEAIREIPGLEPGAYRDGGLLDYHLDLPYNGEDIVLYPHFTDRVIPGWFDKSMPWRRGDRTRLQDVLLLAPSRAYLARLPHGKLPDRTDFKRYLGNDEGRERYWRQAMAESARLGDEFLELVESGRLAERLQPL
- a CDS encoding PepSY domain-containing protein; this translates as MKFRRTTALLLVLACGLASVPGIARDLDQDEALRLRREGVIMPFEQLMQHIGNAYPGSTLLEAELEEEDGVLVYEVEILTTSGVVRELELDARNGNILKDEEDD